A stretch of the Argentina anserina chromosome 6, drPotAnse1.1, whole genome shotgun sequence genome encodes the following:
- the LOC126800333 gene encoding uncharacterized protein LOC126800333, giving the protein MATENWQVVSGIICNTKYLGKVQPTIELPNTKFLMDFKIKIVHVSSRDLEGEDEVTETRTHCPIELEYNPQSMWVAINHELQNLQVPSRVREVVEDPILMGTRVARAASAYYDRKYLHMEVDIEFQLGDFDGIGDYEPLFVPASEVSISKLENTKIEECPTMCTVCVEDMMLGSEATRMPCSHLYHESCIVEWLRKSGVCPSCKFRMPTEDDNHD; this is encoded by the coding sequence ATGGCTACTGAGAATTGGCAAGTGGTGAGTGGGATCATCTGCAACACAAAGTACCTGGGTAAAGTTCAACCCACAATCGAGCTGCCTAATACCAAATTCTTGATGGATTTCAAGATCAAGATTGTGCACGTCTCGTCTCGCGATTTGGAGGGTGAAGATGAAGTTACAGAAACAAGGACCCACTGCCCCATCGAACTGGAGTACAATCCACAGAGCATGTGGGTTGCCATAAATCATGAGCTTCAAAACCTGCAAGTTCCGAGCAGGGTTCGGGAAGTCGTTGAAGATCCAATACTCATGGGCACAAGAGTGGCACGAGCCGCTAGCGCTTACTACGATCGCAAGTATCTGCATATGGAGGTGGATATCGAATTTCAGCTTGGTGATTTTGATGGTATTGGTGACTATGAACCTTTGTTTGTGCCGGCAAGTGAAGTGTCTATTAGCAAACTGGAGAATACAAAAATCGAAGAGTGTCCAACAATGTGCACGGTTTGTGTGGAGGACATGATGCTTGGTTCGGAAGCGACTCGTATGCCTTGTTCACATCTTTACCATGAGAGTTGTATTGTAGAGTGGCTGCGGAAAAGTGGGGTTTGCCCTTCCTGTAAGTTCCGCATGCCTACAGAGGATGATAACCATGATTGA